A window of the Streptomyces griseochromogenes genome harbors these coding sequences:
- a CDS encoding lectin — MLAVGALMVALGAAPTHARSAAPAPVADPASLVNPFIGTAHSANDFPGADTPFGMVQWSPDTPHRPDGGGYSYGDSSITGFSLTHIAGPGCRAAGDIPVLPTVGTLDTNATDSFSHPNETASPGSYTVSLDNGVRTELTATTRSGMARFTFPATSQANLLFKLTGSQGGDTATRFDVVSDKEVSGQVTSGNFCGTHNSYAVYFDMVFDRPFGHSGTVTATATLPSPTKEASPNAPEAPNKPVPHGTLPRAGHAFSPRATGNDGYVTFDTTAHQAVQAKVGLSYVSVADAVGNREAENRAWDFAGVRSSAHKSWNSLLGRVRITGGTRGEQTVFYTALYHALLHPNVISDSNRDYPGFDGRTHTVDPGHGAAYANYSGWDVYRSQAQLEALIAPQAASDTAQSMVDDYRQTGLFPKWSENNGETYIMVGDPADEIIADYYAFGARHFDTATALRAMVAEATGANGNRPGLNYLEQLGWLPRNGKYGCCNYYGPVSTTLEYDSADFAVSALAGALGDRADQRRFVNRAQNWRNLFHFGSGFLRPRDASGTWTAGFSPTSGKYFVEGDSWQYTPMVPFNLRGLAIAMGGRSAMAKFLDTDLSSLTGAGGHTDLGNEPSLNIPWEYDYIGLPHRTQQVVRQVQDQIWTDSPSGLAGNDDLGEMSSWFVWSALGMYPETPGTADLALGSPLFPRAVLTLPSGHTLTINGTGAADVAPYVQSATWRGAAWNKAYAPAGAVTSGGTLTFRLGTSPNPSWASAASAAPSSYPGAPTFTGVGVSGDSSASSADFDGAGYSYSADALAADGVAPGSRMTVDGVSFTWPDVAAGAPDNYEANGQTVRVSGSGTLSFLGAANNGPSSGTAVVTYTDGTTQQVTVHFSDWTLNAGRSTPLPDNTVAATTPYRNHSAAPRDDTRTYLFTTTPVALAPGRTVGSVRLPSDVGTGGLHVFALGFGSGHHPTEGAR, encoded by the coding sequence GTGCTTGCCGTGGGTGCGCTGATGGTGGCCCTCGGAGCCGCTCCGACCCACGCCCGGTCCGCCGCGCCCGCGCCGGTCGCCGATCCCGCCTCCCTCGTCAACCCGTTCATCGGGACCGCGCACTCCGCCAACGACTTCCCGGGAGCGGACACCCCGTTCGGGATGGTCCAGTGGAGCCCCGACACCCCGCACCGTCCGGACGGCGGTGGCTACTCGTACGGCGACTCGTCCATCACCGGGTTCAGCCTGACCCACATCGCGGGCCCGGGCTGCCGCGCGGCCGGCGACATCCCGGTGCTGCCGACCGTCGGTACGCTCGACACGAACGCCACGGACAGCTTCTCGCACCCGAACGAGACCGCGTCCCCGGGCTCGTACACGGTGTCCCTGGACAACGGGGTCAGGACCGAGCTGACCGCGACCACGCGCAGCGGAATGGCACGGTTCACGTTTCCCGCCACCAGCCAGGCGAACCTGCTCTTCAAACTGACGGGCAGCCAGGGCGGCGACACGGCCACCCGGTTCGACGTGGTGAGCGACAAGGAGGTGAGCGGCCAGGTCACCAGCGGCAACTTCTGCGGGACCCACAACTCCTACGCGGTCTACTTCGACATGGTGTTCGACCGGCCGTTCGGCCACAGCGGCACGGTCACGGCCACCGCCACGCTCCCCTCGCCCACGAAGGAAGCCTCGCCCAACGCACCCGAGGCACCGAACAAGCCGGTGCCGCACGGGACCCTCCCCCGTGCGGGACACGCCTTCAGCCCCCGGGCGACCGGGAACGACGGCTACGTCACCTTCGACACCACCGCCCATCAGGCCGTCCAGGCCAAGGTCGGCCTGTCCTACGTGTCGGTCGCCGACGCGGTGGGCAACCGCGAGGCGGAGAACCGCGCGTGGGACTTCGCCGGTGTGCGGAGCTCGGCGCACAAGAGCTGGAACTCCCTGCTCGGCCGGGTGCGCATCACCGGCGGTACCCGCGGCGAGCAGACCGTCTTCTACACCGCGCTCTACCACGCGCTGCTGCACCCGAATGTGATCAGTGACAGCAACCGCGACTATCCCGGCTTCGACGGGAGGACCCACACCGTCGACCCGGGCCACGGCGCGGCCTACGCCAACTACTCGGGCTGGGACGTCTACCGCTCACAGGCCCAGCTCGAAGCCCTCATCGCCCCGCAGGCCGCCTCCGACACCGCCCAGTCGATGGTCGACGACTACCGCCAGACGGGGCTGTTCCCCAAGTGGTCCGAGAACAACGGCGAGACGTACATCATGGTGGGCGACCCGGCGGACGAGATCATCGCCGACTACTACGCTTTCGGGGCCAGGCACTTCGACACCGCCACCGCGCTGCGCGCCATGGTCGCCGAGGCCACCGGCGCCAACGGCAACCGGCCCGGACTGAACTACCTGGAGCAACTGGGCTGGCTGCCCAGGAACGGCAAGTACGGCTGCTGCAACTACTACGGCCCAGTCTCCACCACGCTGGAGTACGATTCCGCCGACTTCGCCGTCTCCGCCCTCGCCGGAGCCCTCGGTGACCGGGCCGACCAGCGCCGGTTCGTGAACAGGGCGCAGAACTGGCGGAACCTGTTCCACTTCGGGAGCGGATTCCTCCGGCCGCGCGACGCCTCGGGCACCTGGACGGCGGGGTTCTCGCCGACCTCGGGCAAGTACTTCGTCGAGGGCGACTCCTGGCAGTACACCCCGATGGTGCCGTTCAACCTGCGCGGGCTGGCCATCGCCATGGGCGGCCGCTCGGCCATGGCCAAGTTCCTCGACACGGACCTGTCCTCGCTGACCGGTGCCGGCGGCCACACCGATCTGGGCAACGAGCCCAGCCTCAACATCCCCTGGGAGTACGACTACATCGGCCTGCCGCACCGGACCCAGCAGGTCGTACGTCAGGTCCAGGACCAGATCTGGACCGACAGCCCCTCGGGACTCGCGGGCAATGACGACCTGGGCGAGATGAGCTCGTGGTTCGTGTGGTCCGCCCTCGGGATGTACCCGGAGACCCCGGGAACAGCCGACCTGGCGCTGGGCAGCCCGCTCTTCCCCCGTGCCGTGCTCACCCTGCCGTCCGGCCACACCCTCACGATCAACGGCACGGGCGCCGCGGACGTCGCCCCGTACGTGCAGTCGGCCACGTGGCGCGGCGCGGCCTGGAACAAGGCATATGCGCCCGCGGGCGCCGTCACGAGCGGAGGCACGCTCACCTTCAGGCTCGGCACCTCCCCCAACCCGTCCTGGGCGTCGGCCGCCTCCGCCGCCCCGTCCTCCTACCCGGGGGCACCGACGTTCACCGGCGTCGGCGTATCCGGCGACTCCTCGGCCTCCTCGGCAGACTTCGACGGCGCGGGCTACAGCTATTCCGCGGACGCGCTGGCCGCCGATGGCGTCGCCCCCGGCTCGCGGATGACCGTCGACGGCGTCTCGTTCACCTGGCCCGACGTGGCGGCCGGCGCACCGGACAACTACGAGGCGAACGGCCAGACCGTGCGGGTGTCCGGATCGGGCACGCTGTCGTTCCTGGGAGCGGCGAACAACGGCCCGTCCTCGGGCACGGCCGTGGTCACCTACACGGACGGCACGACTCAGCAGGTCACCGTCCACTTCTCCGACTGGACCCTGAACGCCGGCCGCTCCACACCGCTGCCCGACAACACCGTCGCCGCGACCACGCCCTACCGCAACCACTCCGCCGCCCCACGCGACGACACCCGGACGTATCTCTTCACCACGACCCCGGTCGCGCTCGCCCCGGGCAGAACGGTCGGCAGCGTGCGGCTGCCGTCCGACGTCGGCACAGGAGGCCTGCACGTCTTCGCGCTCGGCTTCGGCTCCGGGCATCACCCGACAGAGGGAGCACGATGA
- a CDS encoding tetratricopeptide repeat protein: MTVRAAVIRASLAETDLLTFGPGLATSLHVLGDYRRRQNRWPEACACYQKAVDVRRRLTEISPSDHEHLLPFSLHVLGAALAVVGSHEQGRTAVGEAVSIRRRLARSDPRQHARDLAFSLVCLGGILGALDRVLEAWAVADEALLMRDRFPGSSPDHFEPDLAGLLSTLGFNLARTHPGERELAVRITERAVDMYRLVAGHDPSAHREGLALTLHDLGRRLFEVGRPHDAAAAAEESVGLWRDLAAADLTLRSRLAAASHDLMAFRRQTERQR, translated from the coding sequence GTGACGGTCCGAGCCGCGGTCATTCGCGCGAGCCTCGCCGAGACCGACCTGCTGACGTTCGGACCGGGCCTTGCTACGTCGCTGCACGTTCTCGGCGACTACCGCAGGCGGCAGAACCGGTGGCCGGAAGCGTGCGCCTGCTACCAGAAAGCCGTGGACGTCCGGCGGCGACTCACCGAGATCAGTCCTTCCGACCACGAACACCTCCTCCCCTTCTCTCTCCACGTTCTCGGAGCGGCACTTGCCGTCGTCGGCAGCCACGAACAGGGCCGTACGGCCGTCGGAGAGGCCGTGTCGATCCGGCGGCGCCTCGCCCGGTCGGATCCGCGTCAGCACGCACGGGACCTGGCATTTTCGCTGGTCTGCCTCGGGGGCATCCTGGGGGCCCTGGACCGCGTTTTGGAGGCGTGGGCGGTCGCGGACGAAGCTCTGCTGATGCGCGACCGGTTTCCCGGAAGCAGCCCGGACCACTTCGAGCCGGACCTCGCCGGCCTGCTGTCCACGCTGGGTTTCAACCTGGCGCGCACGCACCCGGGGGAACGCGAGCTCGCGGTGAGGATCACCGAGAGGGCCGTGGACATGTACCGGCTCGTGGCAGGCCATGATCCCTCCGCCCATCGGGAGGGGCTTGCCCTGACGCTGCACGATCTCGGCAGACGGCTGTTCGAAGTCGGCCGTCCCCACGACGCCGCCGCCGCTGCCGAGGAGTCCGTCGGCCTGTGGCGCGACCTCGCCGCGGCCGACCTCACCCTACGGAGCCGGCTTGCGGCCGCGTCACATGACCTCATGGCATTCCGGCGCCAGACGGAGCGGCAACGGTGA
- a CDS encoding maleylacetate reductase and hydroxyquinol 1,2-dioxygenase domain-containing protein, which translates to MRTFVYTSHPSRVVFGAGTVGRLGEEVERLGCSRVLLLAGGPLAGASARVRQALGGLLAAEFDGAAMHTPVEVTEQALDLLRKSSVDGIVAVGGGSTTGLSKALALRTGLPQVILPTTYAGSEVTPVLGETRDGRKVTRSSPEILPETVVYDVDFTLTLPLSLTVTSGVNALAHAVEALYSADANPVTDRQALDAISRIARALPRLAADPADLEARADLLRAAWLAGTCLATVGMGLHHKLCHTLGGSFDLPHAETHTVVLPHAIAYNAPAVPGVMRRIADALGVPDAPGGVYDLIASLGGPTSLRDLGMPQSGLARAAELATSTPYPNPRELTTEGIAELLADAWHGRRPEGPPTTEAKAARLTEQVVASFAQAPDARVGTLLSDLVRHLHTFVAANDVTDAEWQYAIDFLTRTGESCSQTRQEFVLLSDTLGVSSAVDLLTNSRTPLTTPSAVLGPFYMEGPPDTPHGGDISGGLPGTPLWVDVRVTDTDGEPVEDAVVDVWQSNRDGFYDVQLPDLDGPVLRGRLRTDAEGRITFWSILPSAYPIPEDGPVGQMLAAVGRHPFRAPHLHFMFDAPGHHRLVTQLFVSGGAYLDSDTVFGVKDELVVDFAPQTGPTPDGRRVDGEWRRLTYTFRLAPLAG; encoded by the coding sequence ATGCGGACGTTCGTCTACACATCTCACCCCTCACGGGTGGTCTTCGGGGCCGGCACGGTCGGCCGACTCGGCGAGGAGGTCGAGCGGCTCGGCTGCTCGCGGGTGCTGCTGCTGGCCGGCGGGCCCCTGGCGGGAGCCTCCGCACGGGTGCGCCAGGCGCTCGGCGGTCTCCTGGCGGCGGAGTTCGACGGCGCGGCCATGCACACTCCGGTGGAGGTGACCGAACAGGCCCTCGACCTGCTCAGGAAGTCGTCCGTGGACGGCATCGTCGCCGTCGGGGGCGGTTCGACGACGGGTCTGTCGAAGGCACTGGCCCTGCGCACGGGACTGCCGCAGGTGATCCTGCCGACCACGTACGCCGGCTCCGAGGTGACCCCTGTCCTCGGCGAGACCCGGGACGGACGCAAGGTCACCCGGTCCTCTCCGGAGATCCTGCCCGAGACTGTCGTCTACGACGTCGACTTCACCCTCACCCTGCCGCTGTCCCTGACGGTCACGAGCGGCGTCAACGCTCTCGCCCACGCCGTCGAGGCCCTGTACTCCGCCGACGCGAACCCGGTCACCGACCGACAGGCCCTCGACGCGATCTCCCGCATCGCCCGGGCGCTGCCCCGCCTCGCCGCCGACCCGGCCGACCTGGAGGCGCGCGCCGACCTGCTGCGCGCGGCCTGGCTCGCGGGGACCTGCCTCGCCACGGTGGGTATGGGCCTGCACCACAAGCTGTGCCACACCCTGGGCGGCAGCTTCGATCTGCCGCACGCCGAGACGCACACCGTCGTACTGCCGCACGCCATCGCCTACAACGCGCCCGCGGTGCCCGGTGTGATGCGCCGCATCGCCGACGCCCTGGGCGTGCCCGACGCCCCCGGCGGCGTCTACGACCTGATCGCCTCCCTGGGCGGCCCCACCTCGCTGCGCGACCTCGGCATGCCGCAGTCCGGCCTGGCCCGCGCGGCCGAGCTGGCCACGTCGACGCCGTACCCGAACCCGCGCGAGCTGACCACCGAGGGCATCGCGGAGCTGCTGGCCGACGCCTGGCACGGACGCCGCCCCGAGGGTCCGCCCACCACGGAGGCCAAGGCGGCCCGTCTCACCGAACAGGTCGTGGCCAGCTTCGCGCAGGCGCCCGACGCGCGCGTGGGCACCCTGCTCAGCGACCTGGTCCGGCATCTGCACACCTTCGTCGCGGCCAATGACGTCACCGACGCGGAATGGCAGTACGCCATCGACTTCCTCACCCGCACCGGCGAGAGCTGCAGCCAGACCCGCCAGGAGTTCGTGCTGCTGTCGGACACGCTCGGTGTCTCCAGTGCCGTGGATCTGCTCACCAACTCCCGTACGCCCCTCACCACTCCGTCCGCCGTGCTCGGCCCCTTCTACATGGAGGGCCCACCCGACACCCCGCACGGCGGCGACATCTCCGGAGGGCTGCCCGGCACCCCGCTCTGGGTGGACGTACGGGTTACGGACACCGACGGCGAGCCGGTCGAGGACGCGGTCGTGGACGTCTGGCAGTCCAACAGGGACGGCTTCTACGACGTCCAGCTCCCGGATCTGGACGGGCCGGTCCTGCGTGGCCGGCTGCGCACCGACGCCGAGGGGCGGATCACGTTCTGGTCCATCCTGCCCTCGGCGTACCCGATCCCCGAGGACGGGCCGGTCGGGCAGATGCTCGCGGCGGTCGGCCGCCATCCCTTCCGGGCGCCGCACCTTCATTTCATGTTCGACGCGCCCGGCCACCACCGGCTCGTCACCCAGCTGTTCGTGTCAGGCGGCGCCTACCTGGACAGCGACACGGTCTTCGGCGTCAAGGACGAGCTCGTCGTCGACTTCGCGCCGCAGACCGGCCCCACCCCCGACGGCCGCAGGGTCGACGGCGAGTGGCGCCGGCTCACCTACACCTTCCGCCTCGCCCCCCTGGCCGGATGA
- a CDS encoding FAD-dependent oxidoreductase has product MTITDAHDTYATDVLVVGSGPAGGSAALLLATYGIRTLLVTKYGWLANTPRAHITNQRTMEVLRDLGVESEALAVGSPSRLMGDTVLCTALAGQEIGRIRSWGTGPAAASEYAAKSPCEMIDLPQTYLEPILVNNAAARGAKVRFDTEFLSFTQDENGVTVLLRDRVRGDEFTVRARYLIGADGGRSAVAEQLGLPFDGRMAKAGSMNIVFKADLTRYCAHRPSVLYWVLQPGAETGGIGMGLVRMVRPWNEWLLVWGYDIEQPPPEVDEESARQIVRDLVGDPGLPVEITSTSLWTVNHSHASAYSSGRVFCAGDAVHRHPPSNGLGSNTSVQDSYNLAWKLAMVIRGEAGPELLDSYSAERAPVGRQIVERANLSRDQFGPIFEVLGIGGGGDHEAIAEGLSALGAPTPEGAKKRRLLEEAIQRKNYEFNAHGVEMNQRYASSAVLADGGPDEVWEQNRELVHQPTTRPGAKLPHAWLVDERGERLSTLDVVGDGTFTVLTGLSGGVWDTAATACRADLGVPLRVVRIGADNCRDAYGEWSRVSQIAEDGVLLVRPDGHVAWRRATAPASARSAQDELLGALRRVLAR; this is encoded by the coding sequence ATGACCATCACCGATGCGCACGACACGTACGCCACCGACGTCCTCGTCGTCGGCAGCGGCCCCGCCGGGGGCTCGGCCGCGTTGCTGCTGGCCACCTACGGCATCCGGACCCTGCTGGTGACGAAGTACGGCTGGCTGGCCAACACGCCGCGGGCGCACATCACCAACCAGCGCACCATGGAGGTCCTGCGCGACCTCGGAGTGGAATCCGAGGCGTTGGCCGTCGGCAGCCCCTCCCGCCTCATGGGCGACACGGTGCTGTGCACCGCGCTGGCCGGGCAGGAGATAGGCCGTATCCGCAGCTGGGGCACGGGGCCGGCGGCGGCGAGCGAGTACGCGGCGAAGAGCCCGTGCGAGATGATCGACCTACCGCAGACCTACCTGGAACCGATCCTGGTGAACAACGCGGCGGCCCGCGGTGCCAAGGTGCGCTTCGACACCGAGTTCCTCAGCTTCACCCAGGACGAGAACGGCGTCACCGTGCTGCTGCGCGACCGGGTCCGCGGCGACGAGTTCACCGTACGGGCCCGCTACCTGATCGGCGCGGACGGCGGGCGCAGCGCGGTCGCCGAGCAGCTCGGCCTCCCCTTCGACGGCCGCATGGCCAAGGCCGGCAGCATGAACATCGTCTTCAAGGCCGACCTCACGCGGTACTGCGCCCACCGGCCGAGCGTCCTGTACTGGGTGCTGCAGCCCGGGGCGGAGACCGGCGGCATCGGCATGGGCCTGGTCCGCATGGTGCGTCCGTGGAACGAGTGGCTGCTGGTGTGGGGCTACGACATCGAGCAGCCGCCGCCGGAGGTGGACGAGGAGTCGGCGCGGCAGATCGTGCGTGACCTCGTCGGTGACCCCGGCCTGCCGGTGGAGATCACGTCCACCTCACTGTGGACGGTCAACCACAGCCATGCGTCGGCGTATTCGTCCGGGAGGGTCTTCTGCGCGGGGGACGCGGTGCACCGTCATCCGCCGTCCAACGGGCTCGGCTCGAACACCTCCGTACAGGACTCGTACAACCTGGCCTGGAAGCTCGCCATGGTGATCCGCGGCGAGGCCGGCCCCGAGCTGCTCGACAGCTACTCCGCCGAACGGGCCCCCGTAGGGCGGCAGATCGTCGAACGGGCCAACCTCAGCCGCGACCAGTTCGGACCGATCTTCGAGGTGCTCGGCATCGGTGGTGGCGGCGACCACGAGGCCATCGCCGAGGGACTCTCGGCGCTCGGCGCGCCGACGCCCGAGGGCGCCAAGAAGCGACGCCTGCTCGAGGAGGCGATCCAGCGGAAGAACTACGAGTTCAACGCGCACGGCGTCGAGATGAATCAGCGCTACGCCTCTTCCGCGGTACTTGCCGACGGCGGCCCCGACGAAGTCTGGGAGCAGAACCGGGAGTTGGTGCACCAGCCGACCACCCGACCCGGCGCGAAACTGCCGCACGCGTGGCTCGTCGACGAGCGGGGCGAGCGCCTGTCGACGCTGGACGTCGTCGGTGACGGCACCTTCACCGTGCTGACCGGTCTGTCGGGCGGCGTCTGGGACACGGCCGCGACCGCGTGCCGGGCAGACCTCGGCGTGCCGCTGCGCGTGGTGCGTATCGGGGCCGACAACTGCCGTGACGCGTACGGCGAATGGAGCCGGGTCAGCCAGATCGCCGAGGACGGCGTGCTGCTGGTGCGCCCGGACGGCCATGTCGCCTGGCGCCGCGCCACCGCTCCGGCAAGCGCGCGGTCGGCCCAGGACGAGTTGCTCGGCGCGCTGCGCCGGGTGCTGGCCCGGTAG
- a CDS encoding CoA transferase subunit A: MDKVMATAEEALADVTDGRSFAVGGFGLSGVPEVLIGALYESGASGLAVVSNNCGVDGRGLGILLAAGRIARVTGSYIGENKEFARQYLAGELEVELTPQGTLAERLRAGGSGIPAFYTPAGVGTQVAEGGLPWRYAPDGSVAAASPPKEVRAFDGVDHILEHAITTDYALVRAARGDRHGNLVFRRAARNFNPLAAMAGRITVAEVEELVEPGVLGPDDIHLPGVFVQRVVALTPEQAADKGIEKRTVRER; this comes from the coding sequence ATGGACAAGGTGATGGCCACGGCCGAGGAGGCCCTGGCGGACGTGACGGACGGACGGTCGTTCGCCGTCGGCGGCTTCGGGCTGAGCGGCGTCCCCGAGGTCCTCATCGGCGCCCTGTACGAGAGCGGGGCGAGCGGCCTCGCGGTCGTATCGAACAACTGCGGCGTCGACGGCCGCGGCCTCGGCATCCTGCTGGCCGCGGGCCGCATCGCCCGGGTGACGGGCTCGTACATCGGCGAGAACAAGGAGTTCGCCCGGCAGTACCTCGCGGGCGAGCTGGAGGTCGAACTGACGCCGCAGGGCACGCTCGCCGAGCGCCTGCGGGCGGGCGGCTCGGGGATCCCGGCCTTCTACACCCCGGCCGGCGTCGGCACACAGGTCGCCGAGGGCGGGCTGCCGTGGCGCTATGCCCCGGACGGTTCGGTCGCGGCGGCCTCGCCGCCCAAGGAGGTGCGGGCCTTCGACGGCGTGGACCACATCCTGGAGCACGCCATCACCACGGACTACGCGCTGGTCAGGGCGGCGCGGGGGGACCGCCACGGCAACCTCGTCTTCCGCCGCGCGGCGCGCAACTTCAACCCGCTGGCCGCCATGGCCGGGCGCATCACCGTCGCCGAGGTGGAGGAGCTGGTCGAGCCGGGCGTCCTCGGCCCCGACGACATCCATCTGCCCGGCGTGTTCGTGCAGCGTGTCGTGGCGCTGACCCCGGAGCAGGCGGCGGACAAGGGAATCGAGAAGAGGACGGTGCGCGAGCGATGA